gcgtaagttaataaaataagtaatttgttttgttgttctagaattagatgatttttagaccgaactGATGAATATATACtacacaaacatttatatttcgagtatgtacttatattctataacaatttgatatattagatttgaacactaacctatGAATATAATTTACCGGTGAttttcttgaaatttttgattttaagatatgtatctggagtggGATTAACTTTTATAGACGTCCATCTTTTTTAATATAGACACTTCAGTAATTCACAAATTCATagaaaaaagttaaaacaaaaaaaaactaaacttatatcaatgaaacaaaaacgagaacgaaagcacaattttatagaggtagaaaataaaattatttatggagagtcaataatAAACAAATTGAGAACAGAAAACCTAATTCTatttcgtcattttacaacTGACGTTGCCTATCtggttttgatgatttttttcagccacaaaacttaatttctttttgtgcatatgaattcttaaaaataattaaaatgaattgtaatacgttaactcttAAACAATGATAATACATTTATGATActaacatttgtattcgtcattttacaaccaataaagattatagtgttgcaaaatattaaaatcatttaatgaacaaacattagTATAAAAACTCACTCCGCGCATGCGCGCGGATTATCATCTAATTCTAgcttatttgaaaataaagtaaaaactcTATTGTTTACTACatacaaatacaataattaCGTTGAACCATTCTATAAAATAGCTTATTTTTGTTTACTACatggttttatataatataaaaattttaattcttCTTACTCTTACATTTAATCtcctaaatatttatatcatattttatgaaTCCCTATACAATATTAAACAACCttgtcataaaaatatatttgattcttCTTTAATATAATATGATAATGCACGTGAAATATCAACATATTATTGCAAacctaatattttattaatcataattccatcattatatttaattttgtttaaatttatctttaatattctaatctttttaaattataaaaatgtgatttttatctaaattattcaaattatccaaaaattgaaatagaaCCTAAACAAATTGAACTCAAAATTTTACCAGGTTCCTAATATAATTATTCGAACCAagccaaaaaattaaaatagccAACCCGAGATTAAAcccaaattcataaataatcaaACAGTCCTTATATTTTTggactaaaaaatgaaaaccacAACTGAACCGGAACAAAAAAAACTGGAATCGAACAGAAAACCAAACATCCATGCCTAAATATATCAGTGAACAAACAAacagtttaataaaatttagctAGTTATGATTTTTTGGTATCTCTGCAGAAACATCATAAGATCCAAACTAAGTTATGATTCTAGCTAGTTAGAATCCTATTTGAAATTTAAAGTGTCATGTTTTAAATTCGGACCTATTAAAAATGTCTTCGtgagaaaatataaaaccacAATTTATATACAATGTTTATAAATGTATACTTTTATCtacttaataataatttagtatACATTATTTAACACTAATATAACACCATCAATAATCGGCTAATATTATTTGTAGTCTCCACCGTCGAGTTGTTGCTGACGATAACTAAGCTTGACCTTACGACGAACGTCTGTCGGGATTGGACTCGAGGATCGCTCACATCTCTTGCATCAAAAAGCTTTATGTTAATTCGCCAGAACTTAATTGATGATTCAGCCGTCGAGCTTTTGTTCAATCTCGAGGTCTCCACTCTCTGATTTGATTAATCTTTCGAGTAATAAATTGAGTCGCCATTTATAGTCTGAAAAACCCGAGGATCGATCATCATGATAAAAATTCCACAACTTCTGCAGAAGTTAATTCGCAGAGATAAcaaaatactccctccgttcccgaaagtgcgattttctagagtatgcacgcttattaaaaatttaataaatgtttataatttaatttattttttactttattatacacttttcaacaatttttcaccaatgaaatttagtcaatttaaatattctcaattaatgtttctcaaaactataataaagtaccttaacaatatagaaaatttatctttgtggaacaaaaaaaaatctaaaacatcttatttTCGGGAACAGAGAGAGTAATTGATTAGGAAAATTCGAGAAAGAGAGAATTTAGTTGTCATCGATTCTTTGTTTAACTTCTCATCTCCCTTTTAAAATAAGCTATTTAGTTCTATTTGTCTCTAcatgatttttcatttttattgtcCTCTACATTCCTGCATCACTCTCGCATGGACCTTCGTCCACATTCAACTCTTCCACAGGAAATTAAAGGAGTTGAAGTTGAGATTAGTTTTTGTAGGAGTAGGAACTTTATTTGTAACTTCAATTCCAGAATCTTTGCGTCTTGCTGAAGGTAACTTCTTTTATTGTCTCTCTTCTACATTCTTTTGTAACTAACTAGAATCATAACTTAGTTTGGGTCTTATGATGTTTCTGCAGAGATACCAAAAAATCATAAATCTTCATAACCAGGATTGTTAAATCATAACAAcatatgtttataaatttaataaacagATACGACATGggatttaaattatatttacatatcaatttacttataaaataagTAACTTTTCTGAATGAATTATATCATCATTCATAATATATGATTCTaggtttattttaaatatgaaaggTCGTGTATGAGTTCTACGATGATACTTGTATTCTCTATTAGTAAATTATAGTTTTCGTAAATAGAGCTTAGTCTACCTACCAAGCTCAAACTGCTACATGTGAATTTCACAATGTCGGATTTTGTCCACCTTTGATTTTCAATTgaatcatatttaaattttattgtatgGAAACTATAAAAAATCACAATGAAAAAAGTTATCACTTCTGctttaatagataaaatatttacaagcgttaataaaaataatatattatctttttaacaaatttatatcTTTTTCACAGATTTGAGAAAGAACATAATGAGAATAGATATTATCAtgatatatatcaacaaaatacATAGTGATTTTTGTGTCttattttgagtttttcaaCGCAACATTTTTAGTTTGTAAGAAAGCAAAAGTTAAAAGAGATTTCCATCAAGTaagattttgaaatatatatcaaCGTATATTATTGATATActgtaatataatttttcatcatattttgaattttattcgtaatataatttgttttgttttttaataaaaacattttcttgaaGTCCTAATAATTTTCAGGATATAAATTTTTCTAACAtacacatttttttaaattttatgttattataatatattgtatacATTTACTTTAATAATTAAGTTTCTAAAGTTTATTTAAAGGTTATTTccgtttttatctttttctaatcttatatatatattcaagtcAGTCGGTCATTTAACTCTTACAATTGTAAGATCAGCGCCTCCCTATTATATTATGAGAATGGATATATTATGAGAATGGAGATACGAAAGAAACGCAAAGGtctatatatattcatttttaaatgtttaCTTGTTTCTTATAAGTTCTTTTGTTTATCGAAATCTCAACTGTATATGTAAGCGGTTTTAGTCGAGTGGTTTGACTGAGAGTTTATTAATTTTcaccaaaatatttattttcgaGTCCCAGAAAAAGTAATTTATACAGATTCATCGAAAAACGCTTCAAAAGAGATTTTCAAACATTTTatttggtaaaaatgtaaagatcATCATTACcaaagttttatatttgtgatagaaTACAAAGGAAACTGAGAAGCAGAGGAATTTAAAAGACATTTAAACAGAAAGCTCAACCTAGTCTAGATAGGGACATGCTCAATAAACACAACTGCTAACCGGAGGACTCAACTCTTAAGCACGACTCACTTGCCGCAAACGGAGATACCACAGTGATACGAGAAACAAGCCCGGTAGAAATTGGCGTACTCGGTGCGTTGCTCTTTATGATTTGGTACCACCAAAAACAGCTCATAGACGACCTAGTAAGCCAGCACCCAAATACAGACAGACAGCCACACCCGAGGTCTAGCACACCCGAGGCCTAGCACACCCACTTCAAAAACGGCCAAAATGCTTAttactttaatttattaactAGTTGATGTCTTGCACAATGTGCggattaatatatctatataccTAACCTTTTTAattctaatgtttctttttataaaaatataataattaaattagatacaaatttcaaattattataaattataaaacttcaatattcatattggtaatcaatgtattaaattatgttcttttgtttcatagttttatttttatttatgtgatgtagattttgaatcaaaatcttttctaatagtaataattaaattaggaaatttgtatttgaaattaaacacaCATCGTATTTCGACTGAAAAGAAATCATGTGGCAGTGAAAGGAttataaaaatcacaaatataaaacattaacaaaataaCGATAGTCTAGGATGTTCAGTCCAGTAAAACCGAACcatttaaaaccgaaccaaaccgaaatagagaAAATAATCTGGATTTGGTAgtacaaaataaaccaaatgactgttatttaaaaaaacccACAGTATATGAATATGGTTATGTATATTAAGCGATCAAAtcgaataaacaaaaaaaacccgATTTATTCAGATAAATTAGTATACtcatatagatattttataataatatgtacttgatcaatatttcaaataaaaatcagagaaactGGCTATGATTTTagtcaataaaatataaactaaatataagataaaattaaTGACGATATTATCGGTAGATATGGTTATTatcaatttattaaataaacgtcataaatatcatgataattatatattaaaaactgttttttttaaataatagtatatatatatatatatatcaatagaatagttttatgtttattaattatcttagagatcatgataaataaataaataaatatatatgtatatatatatatatatatatatatcaaattaaaaataaaaaaataatattaattaaactaatgacttatcctaaaatcatggaaaatatgacaagtaatcaaattaactaaaatcatggaaaatatGATAAGTAAGCAAAtttacttctcaaataataatagtatagatttaataCAAGGTAAAGAGATTTTCAGCATAATgcttattaatttaatttattaaatacttcatcaaacgatAATTACACAAGATTACATATAACTTTATTCAAGCATAACTACACAAACTTTATTCAATCAGATCAAGCACTCTTCACTCCACACAATACAAACCAAAACGGTTTATTTATTCCCGTAACCGAAACGTACGACGAATATAAAAAGTTTGTAGCCACCATCATTTTTGCAGTAGACGTTGCAAAAACCTTTTATTACCACTtccttctcttattttgtttgACGATAAGATGatcaaccatcaaccttcatgtcgGTTTCAGTATCCCACTTGAATGCTCCACTTGGCTGAGCCGCGTCCGCGATATCCTCCACCGTCAGGTGCGAGTTAGGTGTCTTCAACGGTACAATCTCATGCCCGTACTTCTCCGCATCTCCACAGTAATCCTTGTATTGTTCCCATTTTAAATacatattatgttttattacataagagaaaaagaccaaTTTCATGGTATAACTTTAAAGTCTAACTATACTTACTTGGTCAGCGTGCATTTTCCTCACAAACTTCTTGAACAGTTCAAAGTTGTTTTCTTGAAAGACAGTATCGGACAACCGTAGGTAAGTAAAGCCGTACATTCTCAGCTTCGGCTTACCGTTATGGTTAACCCCGTTAGGCCTCGCATTAAGTAGAATCTGATTGTAACCTTTGGTTCCATAGGTCTCTAATGCATTCTCACCAGCAACTTCTATGCCTTCTTTCCATGCTTTGCTCAATACCTAAATAAATGATTTACCAAAATAAATCATGATACAGACCGTTGAATGTGAACGCACAAATCTTGAAATCTATTCTCTTGGTGTACCATTTGAACAAGTTCTTGTGGAGCACTTAGGGCTTCAGCACTATTGTCGGTATCTTTCATCTCAAGGCAAGTGAAGTTGAGAGTGCCGTAGTGTTTTGAGAGCATCCGAGCGATCGGGCGATAACCATCTCTCTCGTAAAGGTTATAATATCCCGCAGTAAGCTCCGCCGCGTGGCTGTGGTGGTTGTACAACCAGTGAATTCCAGAAACCTATCTCGTTCACGTAAACAATTTAGATTCATAAACTAGTTACCTTGCTAGACAAGTTAACTTGAAAAATGCTGAAAAagtgttgatttgttttttgttattaaCATTGAAAGCCAAATGAAACCATTAGTGATTGAGCTGGTTTTCTGTTAATACTGATATAGCTTTTTGTCAGTTCCGTTTGATGcaatttgaatttgttttgttttagtttatcaATGTGACCtgatccactacaagaaaacagcggtattctgacggacattccgacggaaaatgaaatcctcggaatttcctcggaatataccgacggaattccgaggaaatatcaatccgtcggaatatttcgaggaaattccgaggaaaaatgtgttcctcggaaaaaaaccgatgaattccgaggaaatattattgggattttacaaaattccgaggaaattccgacgaactagtgatcgaccgatgcgtttttggacatatacccatcgatcgataacattgttacgctttggtccatcttagtgatcgatcgatgcgtttttggacataaatccatcgatcgatccgttaataaaaaaacattcgagattttgaaaccccaaacactagttcctcggaattttctcggaatattccgaggaaattccgaggaacacttgatatcctcgatcgatcgatgggataatctcatcgatcacattgttacgctttggtccatcttagtgatcgatcgatgcgtttttggacataaatccatcgatcgatccgtttataaaaaaacattcgagattttgaaaccccaaacactagttcctcggaatttcctcggaatattccgaggaaattccgaggaacacttgatatcctcgatcgatcaatgggataatctcatcgatcgatcacattgttacgctttggtccatcttagtgatcgatcgatgcgtttttggacatatatccatcgatcgatccgtttaaaaaaaaattgacgttttgaaaccccaaacactagttcctcggaatttcctcggaatatttcgacggaattccgagtaagaaaagggtttcctcggaattccctcggaatattccgaggaaattccgaggaaatagggtttttaaaccgaaaacaacgttttgcggtttgaataacacctatataacccttattaagtgtcttacgttcattatgaagtcaaaaatttgttcattaccctataataaacacttttccgattgtatgaacgaaatccccacaacataagaaaaacacttatacactttaatgaacggtaaagggaatacttacaattcgttttgaaatttgttatttcaaggtttatgctcatctatacaaagaatcctcaatggtatgcattacaattgtataagaaatgaaatacggcaaaaaaaattgatgttttgaaacaccaaacactagttcctcggtatttcctcggaatattccgaggaaattccgaggaacaatataaattaatagaaatacatgcacaggatattatttttcctcgaattaatgaaaatattccgaggaaattccgacggatatttaagtggccgtcggaatttcctcggaatattttcatttaaccgggcaaacaagccgccaaatatttcgcaaaaattgaaattgaaaatactgagggaattccgacggaaaatatccgtcggaccaaggttttataaactctaaacgcatcttcttccccatttctctcttcttcctctccggcgatctctctctccttccggcgttctccaccttctctcgcgatgatctctccggcgaatcctttccattctcttacaaatcatgtaaggaccctatcccactctcttaggtcctatttgttaggtttttaagtagatttgatgattttagaaggtttttgatagatttttgttagggtgattgggtaggattgtgattttttgtgtaataggtttagaattgtaatttggttgtgttgaattgatttagaactttttttttataaattgttcattatttttgtatttacaaaacgttttttctatataaattcgattttacaaaacgttttttgtatataaattcgatttttggatttataaaagatgatttcacatttataaaaatatttatatttattaaaactaattttgtatttataaaacatttttaaatatacaaaccattctttgtatataaacactattttttatttttgtatttataaaacatttttaaatatataaacactatttttttatttataaaaactatttttaaatatacaaaccgttctttgtatataaattcgttttttggatttataaaagatgatttcatattttgaaattaattttgtatttataaaatattttttttgatttataaacactattttattactttttgtatttataaaaactattttgtatttataaaaagatgatttcatatctataaaaatatttatatttataaaactaattttgtacttataaaacattttttgatttataaacactattttattattttttgtatttataaaaactattttgtatttataaaaagatgatttcatatttattaaaactgattttgtatttataaaacattttttttatttataaaaactattttattattttttgtattttaaatatgttttctatttcaattttaattttatattttcgaatttcaatttaaaaaaataaatttataattttttttttaattttggaaatattccgaggaagtttatccctcggaatattccgacgacatcttcctcggaatattccgaggaatttccgacgaacttgtggtcctcggaaattccgaagaaacagggtttcctcggaattccgtcggaaatttctgaagaaatagggtttcctcggaattccatcggaaatttccgaggaaatagggtttcctcggaattccgtcggaaatttccgagggatttccgaggaaagatgaatttccgaggagttatttccgaggacttttttcgtcggtatatcgtcggaatagcgttattcggacgacataccgacgattttttccctcagtatgccgctattttcttgtagtgatgcaTGTATATGTCACTTGTTtatagtagtaataataataccTTGGCAGCCAAGTTAACTTTAAGTCCAGCGAAGATCTTGTTGGCTTCTCCTATGATCTGATCTCCATGAAAGATAAGCTTGTTCGAGTACCATGTCAAGAAAAACTTCCCCTCCTCCGAGACATAGGTTCCATTAGTCTTGAAAAACCCAGTTTCCTCCGCCTTGTCATTGTATTCTCCGGCGTTGTCCGGTAGATCCCACTCCGGATGACCTGCTTTGGCCGCTGCTTCCTTGAACTCGCTCTTCAAGTACTTGTCATAACACTGGAACCACCAAAACGCAGCGTTTCAATGGATAAATCGTACTAATAACAAACATGTAtgttatatacaaaattaaccTGAAATTCTCCAATGCCTGGAAACACCCATCCTTGGCTTTGTGGGTAAGCAGGGTAACGAAGTTCACCGGCAGGACCAAGTCCGACCTCGATGTCCACAATGGCTCCAGCTTCTATCAACTCCAACATTTTTTCTTTGAAGCTACTCATGTAGTCACTATACATCTgaatgatgaaaatgaaaatatattcaatAAAACGCCGATCGGGGTTTTCTCTAGAACGCAAACGCTAGGATTCTACGCACCTGAACAGGGGTTCTTCCAGCGAAGAGAGGAAGATTGTCGACACCGAGTGAGAGATACTCGATGTCTCTTGTTCCTCTACGGTTAGTGTAGTAGATATCTGGATCGCTCTCACCAACCTCACGAACCCATTTCGGGATGGGGATCGTGACGACGTCGCCAACGTTTCCACCGCATTGGTGAAACGACATGATTGCTTGGATTTTGAGTCCTAAACGGGCGATTAGCTGGAACAGCGTTTTGTAAGCGGTCCAGTCATATTGTTTAGGGCCTTTGGACTCTATGATTCCCCACCAAACATCGACCATAACGCCGTCGATTCCAGCTTCTTCTTTGAGACGTTTGAGTTGCGTTTCAACCGTTTCGGGGTCCGCGAACACGTTTTCCACATTCACCACTCCCAACTGCATTCAACATTATTTTAGTCttctaataataacaaaatgAAAACAGGGGAGAAACacatttataaactataaaagatAGAGCAGAAggaatattacattaaaattttattgtgaaataaaaatagttataaaaataacagTGTGACAAGTGGTAGTAACTGAACCGGGATTAACCATATACTAAAATTCAAGAACTCTCAGCTTTAGACGCCaagatttatataaaatacaagATCTGAGTTATATTTTAACATGTATAATTTTTGTTTGCTACGTTTTAAGAAGCTAATTACATATGGCCTTACTTGAACTAACCTATAGAAACATTAGTGAAACAATGTAAAACCAAGTTGTGATCAATGATGAGTTACAGGAAGCATAACGTAGACGGGAACATAGTTGAGAAGAAGCTTTTCGTTGTAATTTGCAGCCATTTTTAAAGCTTTTTAGGAATGAATAAGCAATAAGTAATACTAGTAGCTGAAGCTCCCTTGCGTCTCATAAACAAAGCTGTGCTCTTTATATAGAAATAAGAGTGTTATTGCAATTTGCGAGAGTAGTTGTGAAAAGATTGGTGCTCTTGTTTCCACCGTTCACTGAGGGTTGTAATGACTTTATTACCCTCTGTTATTTGGCTTCTTCCTTGTCTTCTTTCGTCATTTTCCGAAACCTTTGCAATAATTGGGGTTTAACGATTTTGATTTTCCGACATAAATTGTCTTGTTGCCGGCCTTTTTTTGCTCTCCTTGTGTTTATTAAGCACGTGGAGGAAATACAAATGAGTGAGTGGATGTTGTATCGTCACTCGTCACCGTTCAACTTATGATTAATAGCCAGACTCGATTTCTATGCTCTCAGCTCTATCTGAAACATTTAGCTAGGGGTGTGTATTAGAGATCATGACTCATGAGCATAGAAGTAAAGAATGTAAAATGGTCTTTTATTTCATAATCGATCAAATGATCTTGGTACGAGATATATAGAGTAAGGTACATATTTAGACAAATTTGTCTTTCTTCTTGCTCAATTAGACACTTTATGTTTGTAAGACACAATTGATGGTTCCAATGCAATATTGAGATCATAATATCCTTCTGCTGAAGAAACAAGATTGGCTGCGGTAACGAAAGCATAAATGGAGTTTATtagttgttttattaatttagttgACATATTAGTTGGTTTTGTATTCGCCAACATATTTTATTGGTCACTACTGCAAATTataatgtataaaattttatatttatgcgtacaacaaattatgattttttctcTTGTATATTTTGATATCCATAATGTATATGTTTcttgtaaaatttataataaatatgtatatatatatttatggatGGTGCAGTCGTGGATGAGAGATATGTGGACTTGTGGACGAAGTTTCGTGGACGAAATCTCGTGGACATGATTTTTAATCTTACAAGAGGTTTCGTAGACGAGATTTCGTGGACGGAGTCTTGTGGATGGTTTTAGTGGGTtaagttcatcattttcatgaaaagaTGATCAAGCTTTTCTTTCATATATAGTAAATTcatcatcaaaatgacaataacTAATTTCAAATGGACCAAAAAATTGTAactaaagtttttttaaaagagtTTCACGGATTTGACTGTGTGAATGAGGTTTGTGACCGAAGTTTCATCAACAAAGTTTCCAAACGTATCAACCTATGTATCCACTACCACCTTCGTATCCATAACCACCACAACCTCCACTCTGGTATCCACAACCACAGCTTCCTCCACCGAACCACCACCAACTCCACCTTTCGAATAACCACATCCACCACCATTGTATCCACGAGTCTCTTGTATCTACCCTCACGTTTTCCATCTCCGtaaccacctcctcctccataACCACCACAGCCTCCACTGGATCTATCTTCTTTATCATCAAAGAGATTGAAGTGACTAATAACTCAGAAGTCTTAAGAACTACTTGCTGTGGCGGCTTCTACGGTGGCAGAAGCAGCGGCGATGGCATCCTCCATGTTCTCACAAAACTTGATTGAACCGGTTCTTTTCTTTGCTTGCTTGATTCTTCAGCATATGTTAAACCAGATTAGATAATCTGGAAACAAgaactgatgatgatgatgattccagaagaagaaacaaacattCATCAGAGCTAGAGTCGTGGTTTTCCTTTCCAACATCGTCGCTTTCAGATTGGTCTTCAATTTCGGATTCGTCTTTAGTATCAGCatccacttcctcatcatcgGCTTTGCCCATAATCTCTGTGTAATCAAATTATCCAACACGTTTTTGTTCATAACAG
The window above is part of the Brassica napus cultivar Da-Ae chromosome C8, Da-Ae, whole genome shotgun sequence genome. Proteins encoded here:
- the LOC106372489 gene encoding beta-amylase 5-like isoform X2, whose product is MVDVWWGIIESKGPKQYDWTAYKTLFQLIARLGLKIQAIMSFHQCGGNVGDVVTIPIPKWVREVGESDPDIYYTNRRGTRDIEYLSLGVDNLPLFAGRTPVQMYSDYMSSFKEKMLELIEAGAIVDIEVGLGPAGELRYPAYPQSQGWVFPGIGEFQCYDKYLKSEFKEAAAKAGHPEWDLPDNAGEYNDKAEETGFFKTNGTYVSEEGKFFLTWYSNKLIFHGDQIIGEANKIFAGLKVNLAAKVSGIHWLYNHHSHAAELTAGYYNLYERDGYRPIARMLSKHYGTLNFTCLEMKDTDNSAEALSAPQELVQMVLSKAWKEGIEVAGENALETYGTKGYNQILLNARPNGVNHNGKPKLRMYGFTYLRLSDTVFQENNFELFKKFVRKMHADQDYCGDAEKYGHEIVPLKTPNSHLTVEDIADAAQPSGAFKWDTETDMKVDG
- the LOC106372489 gene encoding beta-amylase 5-like isoform X1, which translates into the protein MAANYNEKLLLNYVPVYVMLPLGVVNVENVFADPETVETQLKRLKEEAGIDGVMVDVWWGIIESKGPKQYDWTAYKTLFQLIARLGLKIQAIMSFHQCGGNVGDVVTIPIPKWVREVGESDPDIYYTNRRGTRDIEYLSLGVDNLPLFAGRTPVQMYSDYMSSFKEKMLELIEAGAIVDIEVGLGPAGELRYPAYPQSQGWVFPGIGEFQCYDKYLKSEFKEAAAKAGHPEWDLPDNAGEYNDKAEETGFFKTNGTYVSEEGKFFLTWYSNKLIFHGDQIIGEANKIFAGLKVNLAAKVSGIHWLYNHHSHAAELTAGYYNLYERDGYRPIARMLSKHYGTLNFTCLEMKDTDNSAEALSAPQELVQMVLSKAWKEGIEVAGENALETYGTKGYNQILLNARPNGVNHNGKPKLRMYGFTYLRLSDTVFQENNFELFKKFVRKMHADQDYCGDAEKYGHEIVPLKTPNSHLTVEDIADAAQPSGAFKWDTETDMKVDG